The nucleotide sequence gtcaaacgtttggacacacttactcattcaagggtttttctttattttactattttttctacattgtagaataatagtgaagacatcaaaactatgaaaaaacacatatggaatcatgtagtaaccaaaaaagtgttaaacaaatctgacagagtcgtgtgtataggtggcagagaagtcaggtgcaggagaatcAAACTGAATGAAATGGAGTTGTTTAATTACTGTAAACAAAACTACAAAACTAAGAATAATAATCAGACAAAGTGGGTACGAGGACTCGTCGCCCAGCAACACAAACACTCTCTGACAAAGatatgaggggaaacagagggttaaatacacaacaggtaatgaatggtgATTGATACCAGGTGTgttggaagacaagacaaaaccaatggaaaatgaaaaatggatcattggtggctagaagaccggtgacgtcgagcACCGAGCACCGCCCGGCTTCGACTTCGCCAGAAGTCGTGacacaaatcaacatatattttacatttaaaattcttcaaagaagccaccctttgccttgatgacagctttgcacactcttggcattctctcaaccagcttcatgaggtgcatggaatgcatttcaattaacaggtgtgcctcgttaaaagttaatttgtggaatttctttccctaATATATTTGAGCCAATCCATTGTGTTGTGAGGGGTAGTTTGTTGGGGTTGAAGATAGCCctctttggtaaaagaccaagtccatattatggcaagaacagctcaaataagtaaagataaatgacagtccatcattactttgagacatgaaggtcagtcaatccggaaaatttctagaactttcaaagtttcttcaagtgcagtggtaaaaaccatcaagcgctatgatgaaactggctctcatgaggaccgccacaggacaggaagacatagagttacctctgctgcagaggataagttcattagagttaactgcacctcagattgcagcccaaataaatgcttcacagagttacaagtaacagacacatctcaacgtcaactgttcagaggaaaacgtattgactcaagacattttagcttttcattattaattttttatttttaaatttttatttttataatagaaaaacatcattccactttggggtattgtgggtaggtCAGTGAAAAAAAatatctcaattgaatccattttaaattcaggttgtaacaacaAGCAACATGTATAAAAAGtagaggggtgtgaatactttctgaaggctctgtatctcTCCATAAAATTGATTTGCAGTTGATTtgcaggtgtttttacagtcttttctccaacaataaaaaaaaatacaactatttaataaaaaaaaaaatcagaactTGTGGGGTCCAAATAAAAGTGATCCGcgggccaccagttggggaaccctgtccTAAGGTAATGTGATGGTCCAGGTATGAGGAATCTGGGGTGTTGGTACAGAATACTCAGAACCTCCCAATGCTAAAAGCCCACCAGACTCCAGTAGGGTTCTCCCTCAACAGACCTTCATATCATTCTGAGGTGCTAGACGTGGTTTTAGGAGTCTCTGGAGCCACACAATGGTATatcaatatacatatatatattttttaattcaaaTATATCAGTGATAAATGATGACAAAATAATatacatttggatttgtttagaTTATTTATTTTCATCGCTTCATTCAAACACAGTATGAAAAAGCAAAGTATTGACAGAGGGATTGGTTTAAAAGATTAGTGACAGAAATATGCGATTCCCCAAAGGTAAACTGTTCACAGCTTTCAGAAGCATTATGGTGAAAATTCCTTGTCACCTGTAACATTgcagacaaaaaaaaaaagtttgatgAACTGTTTAAAACAAACAGAAATATATATCAAATTCACATGAGCTCTTCCACGAGAAGCATAACCAGCATATAGCCTGGATGTCAACCCTCATCTCTATAAACAAGCTAGGACTGACAGTCACCATCGGTCTGGCAATAACATCCCTGTCCAATAAACCACAGAGCTAGACGGGCACCCAGGCTATTTAAAGTGAGAGTTAACATTCAAGCAGGAGCTATTTAGCCTACTATAATGTACACCGTGTATTCTATAGAGCAGTGGGGTTGAATCGGCtggagatagagagtggggagtacattcagacagagacaagaggggtGTTTCATTCACGGGAGGTTAACGGAGCTGGGCGGTCTTGGGGTTTCTATTGCCTGGGGTTTTCTAGTCTCTACCCACTACAGATGTAAACAAACAAAGGCTTAAAACAGAGACAGTGGGCTGGGGATTTCTCCTGGGCCAGGGTAGAGTTGGATAACTCTCTAGCCTCTCTACCCTGCCTGCTGGCTTTACACTGACCAAgatggggcgggggggggggggtctgcttCCCATCCGAAACCGTTTCTGCGTATACCATGTTATGATGCCATTTTTTTGTCACGTTTTGGTTAGTTTTGGTCTTTTTTTCCGTCTGTTCGGGCACACAACATTTTTCTTGAGGCAAGCCGAAGTTCAGTAGCCGAAGTCTAGTCCTTtttgtcggtgattggtcaacagtagggattcttcaatgtcGTGATGGTTGTCATTCAATGAGACTCCTCATTTTCACATTAATATCCTAGAGAAATACTgaaccaaacatcttagttaaatGCAAAATTGCGTGACTAAGACCCCCCTCTGAAAAAAAACTTGTCAATTtattacagatttcttgagttatcttcaATTAATTCTgattattttgaggaagtgtatactggctacggcgtCTCAAGAGGGACAAAGAGTACTATTGCAGTTTTTCAAGAAAATgtattttaagggagtatgcaagGCACAGACATTCACTTCTCCTAGTGGAGATCTGTTAGGCTGCAAACGCAACAGAACATTCTGCAGAGGCATTTAGGCTGCAAACGCAACAGAACATTCTGCAGAGGCATTTAGGCTGCAGAACATTCTGCAGAGGCATTTAGGCTGCAAACGCAACCGAACATTCTGCAGAGCAAACTCAACAGAACATTCTGCAGAGGCATTTAGGCTGCAAACGCAACAGAACATTCTGCAGAGGTGGCTGGTCCAATGCCCGAACATTCTGCAGAGGCATTTAGGCTGCAAACGCAACCGAACATTCCAGGCCCAAACCAGAACACAATGGCCTGGCTGGTCCAAGCCATTCAACACAATGGGTCAGCCATTCCCAGGTCACACACAGGTAAGAAGGTAGCACCTGGCCTAGCGCTGTGACTTCAGCCTACATACACGGTTGAATATGAATAAGCCTTGTTTTGTGTGGCTGGGCAGCAAAAATGCAAATGAGAAAAGGCTAACAACCAACACCTGACGACCTAAAAAAGATCCTTCTCTCTCACAACCCACTGACTCTCTGACTATCACACAGAGGCAGCGCAGTAAAGCTCTCAGGTTGGAGAAGGCACCAATCCAGACCATGCAAAGGAATTCACAACATTTACATGACAGCCTTGTCCCACTGACAAGATGTACTCAATGTCCTGGGTTTTGATTTTCTCTTGTCTTTATTACGCTTCAGTACCCGTTCTTACTTGGTTACCTGCAAGGGCTAGTGAAGTACGCTATACCACTGTCTTCAGTCCAGGACTACCAGTAGAACTCAGTTCATTTACAAATTCTGCGACGATTCCAAAGCTACAAGTTCTTAGTAAGTCTTCATAagttaataaataataatagtcaTTATTCTGTCCAGGACCCATGGGATCTCATCTCAGATAAAACAGAATAACTTCTTCCAGCTGCATTTAGAGAAGGCCTTGCTGCGTCTGTCCAACAGctgcctcttcttctccttcctggCCTTGTGTGTGATGGCAGCAAAGATGGCCGCGTCGAACGCCTCTTTTAAGTTCTTCTGCGTCAACGAAGAACACTCCACATAGTCCGCCGCTCTGATCTTCACCGCCACGCTCCGCGCCCGATTGGTCAGCACCGGTTTGACCCCGCGGCGGGCCAGGTTGATCAGGACGTTGACGTCCAGCAGGAGGTCGGACTGGGTGCCCACGAGGATGATGGGAGCTGAGGGGTTGCAAGCTCGGATCTCTGGGATCCACTTGTGGGTGACATTGTGGAAGGAGGTGGGGTTGACCACACTGAAGCAGAGCAGGAAGACATCCGTGTGGGAGTAGGAGAGGGAGCGGAAATCGTCAAACACCTCCTGGAAATgtcaaggtagagagagatagaggaggggcgGGGTAGggggcaaagagaaagagagagagaggggtcagctTAGCTGATTCAGCAGTGTGTGAATGTGAATGCTGTCTGGGGgtctgaacaacaacaacaatggacgccggtgacagagagagacgatgACTCACACAGTATGACATGTAGTGGCCTTTAGAACcaaactactgctgctacatgtGAAAGACTGAATGCTTTCCTGTCAGCTACATATTTTTTTTTGTCACGTTTGTGACCGATTCTACAAAGCAGACGTGTCTAATTCATTTCAAAATTACatcccaacatgtttcaaactGTTGTCATTGAATTGGACTGAAGAGATTCAAGAAGACTATTCattgtggatatatatatatatattttaaagagtCTGATATTGTTACCTGTCCAGCTGTGTCCAGTAGTTGTATTCTGACTGAGGCTCCTCCTACTTGGACCTGACCTGTTGAAGAAAACACAAGAATACAATTATTTCATAACTCAAGTTTGTTAATAGTTTGGGTTTGTAAATCAACAATACATTTAGTTGTTGAATCTTTTATAAATAAGGATATTATAAGGTTATAAACTTAGGCTATacagttatttaaaaaaaatgtatttccagTAATTGAAAGGTTCTCACCTGAAAAGACATCAAAGCCGGTCTGTTTGTATTCCGTGGGGTATCCATTGCTGGTGTAACTG is from Oncorhynchus gorbuscha isolate QuinsamMale2020 ecotype Even-year linkage group LG14, OgorEven_v1.0, whole genome shotgun sequence and encodes:
- the LOC123995430 gene encoding rho-related GTP-binding protein RhoV-like; translated protein: MPPQMDYYYEESRVPSSCGLINQEAGLERESAPGLERESAPGLEREPAAISCMLVGDGAVGKTSMVVSYTSNGYPTEYKQTGFDVFSGQVQVGGASVRIQLLDTAGQEVFDDFRSLSYSHTDVFLLCFSVVNPTSFHNVTHKWIPEIRACNPSAPIILVGTQSDLLLDVNVLINLARRGVKPVLTNRARSVAVKIRAADYVECSSLTQKNLKEAFDAAIFAAITHKARKEKKRQLLDRRSKAFSKCSWKKLFCFI